The region CTTCATCAAGATTGGCTTTCTTCAACTCAGCCAAAGTCTTGATCCCAGCCTTAGTTAAAGCATTAACAGACCGGTTCGATAGACCTAACTCATCAATCTTTTTGGCAACAACAAATTTCTCTACAACTTTCATCGGCTCAACCACTTCTTTACCCTGATCTCGTCGAAGGGCTGTCTTCTTTGTCATTACAGGCTCCAAAGTTTCTTTGGTGACTGCGTTCGTCTTAATAGACAAACAGAGCGCGCTAACGATTATATTAATCGACCGCAAAGCGTCGTCGTTAGCCGGAATCAAGTAATCAATACCGGTCGGATCGCAGTTAGTATCGGCTATAGCCACAATTGGAATATGCATTCGCAGACATTCCCGGACTGCTAAATGCTCGCGATGCGGGTCAATAATAATGACCGCTCCAGGCATGCCGCTTAAATCCAAAATTCCTTCGAGAACCTTCTTCATCTTGTCGGCCTCGCGGGACATAAGAAGCCGCTCTCGCTTGGTAAAGCGGTCAAGCTCGGTAGTTTTAAGTTTACGATAATATTCTTTTAAATAGTGTAAACGCTTTTTGATTTCGTTAAAGTTAGTTAACGTGCCGCCCAGCCAACGCTCAGAGACATAGAGAATTTCGGAAGCCGTAGCCTCGGATCTTACGATTTCCTTGGACTGGCCTTTAGTACCCACAATAATGATTTGGCGCCCGGAAGCGGATACCGAGGCCAAAAAGTCAGTCGCTTTCTGCAAAGCACTGTGAGTTTGGTAAAGATCAATAATGTGAATCCCGGCCTGAATTTTGTAAATAAA is a window of candidate division WWE3 bacterium DNA encoding:
- the rpsB gene encoding 30S ribosomal protein S2: MSDTAKTKQSIPSVEELLLSGAHFGHQVSRWNPKMAPFIYKIQAGIHIIDLYQTHSALQKATDFLASVSASGRQIIIVGTKGQSKEIVRSEATASEILYVSERWLGGTLTNFNEIKKRLHYLKEYYRKLKTTELDRFTKRERLLMSREADKMKKVLEGILDLSGMPGAVIIIDPHREHLAVRECLRMHIPIVAIADTNCDPTGIDYLIPANDDALRSINIIVSALCLSIKTNAVTKETLEPVMTKKTALRRDQGKEVVEPMKVVEKFVVAKKIDELGLSNRSVNALTKAGIKTLAELKKANLDEVFGLGEKSLTEIKAVI